A region from the Paenarthrobacter aurescens genome encodes:
- a CDS encoding WhiB family transcriptional regulator, with protein MGQALRIQEDAVVAEHASVKYRSREVPGDWYVDPADPEAADRYNQNVQQSLEDQATALLAAHEALIGDLPAGPDEDLDDPPMELRRPLETPGQPVWIGLPQGDFDDEGELGWQTDALCAQTDPEAFFPEKGGSTRDAKKVCGACNVRSQCLEYALANDERFGIWGGLSERERRRLRKRAV; from the coding sequence ATGGGGCAAGCGTTGCGTATCCAGGAAGATGCAGTCGTCGCAGAACATGCGTCGGTGAAATACCGTTCGCGGGAAGTACCGGGGGATTGGTACGTTGACCCGGCGGACCCGGAGGCGGCAGACCGGTACAACCAGAACGTGCAGCAGTCGCTGGAGGATCAGGCTACGGCCCTCCTCGCCGCACATGAGGCCTTGATTGGTGACCTGCCGGCCGGGCCGGACGAAGATTTGGACGACCCTCCCATGGAGTTGCGCCGTCCCCTTGAAACGCCGGGGCAACCTGTGTGGATTGGCCTTCCCCAGGGGGACTTCGATGACGAAGGCGAACTGGGCTGGCAGACTGACGCTTTGTGCGCGCAGACCGATCCTGAAGCCTTCTTCCCGGAGAAGGGCGGGTCAACCAGGGATGCCAAGAAGGTCTGCGGAGCGTGCAACGTCCGCTCGCAGTGCCTGGAATATGCTCTCGCCAATGATGAGCGGTTCGGAATTTGGGGTGGACTCTCCGAGCGGGAGCGTCGCCGGCTAAGGAAGCGAGCGGTCTAA
- a CDS encoding TIGR03089 family protein codes for MSIPAANLMTALRSGHSTSPRLTWYGPDSERVELSGRVLDNWVAKTSNLLQDELDAEPGMSIRLDLPAHWKSFVWALAAWQLGMEVVFDHSSADLLATDKPDDGAGAGFEAIVAVPLAALAMRWPGELPSGVVDYAAEVRSHGDVFMAHNEPEASLPAVRGTTGLSHEKLMDGFAAAQEPGVRLLVRAAEGLESSLAASLGAWKEDGSVVLVHPDLEVTEHLLENERVSRSQR; via the coding sequence ATGAGCATCCCGGCAGCGAACCTGATGACCGCCCTGAGATCCGGGCATTCAACCTCACCACGCCTCACGTGGTACGGCCCCGACTCCGAGCGGGTTGAGCTTTCAGGCCGGGTCCTGGACAACTGGGTGGCCAAAACCAGCAACCTGCTCCAGGACGAACTTGACGCCGAACCAGGAATGTCAATCCGGCTGGATCTCCCGGCGCACTGGAAGTCGTTCGTGTGGGCCTTGGCCGCCTGGCAACTGGGCATGGAGGTGGTCTTCGACCATAGCTCGGCGGACCTGCTGGCAACGGACAAGCCCGACGACGGCGCCGGGGCCGGCTTCGAGGCGATCGTCGCCGTTCCGCTGGCGGCACTTGCGATGCGGTGGCCGGGTGAGCTGCCATCCGGCGTCGTGGATTATGCGGCTGAAGTCCGATCCCACGGTGACGTGTTCATGGCCCATAACGAACCCGAGGCAAGCCTGCCCGCCGTACGCGGAACCACAGGGCTGTCCCATGAAAAACTCATGGATGGCTTTGCTGCCGCCCAGGAACCGGGCGTCCGGCTTTTGGTACGCGCAGCTGAGGGCCTGGAGTCGAGCCTTGCAGCGTCTTTGGGGGCGTGGAAAGAAGACGGCTCCGTAGTCCTGGTACATCCGGATCTTGAGGTGACCGAACACCTGCTGGAGAACGAGCGCGTCAGCCGTTCCCAGCGCTAA